The genomic region CCATCTTATCTTTAATTGAGTTTTCAAATGTTTTCATGAAAAAAAATTTAAAAATTAATATATGTTTACTTATTTTTTTTGCAATAATATATTATATATTAGGGATTGAATACATAAATATTTTAGTACTTTTATTTTTACTTGTATTGCTATGTTTTTTATTAGATTATAAAAATCACATTATAGATATAAGTTTGAGTTTTATAGCTGTTTTTTATATAGTAATACCGTTTAGTTTTATTTTTATATTAAGTGAAATAAATAATTATCTACCATGGATTGTTTTTTTGTGTGCATGGACAACAGATACTATGGCATATGTAATTGGTAAAAATTTTGGTAGGCATAAATTGATTGAAAGAATAAGTCCAAACAAAACAATAGAGGGATTTGCTGGGGGAGTTATAAGTTGCATTATAGTTATTGTTCTTTATGGTACCATT from Candidatus Arthromitus sp. SFB-mouse-Japan harbors:
- a CDS encoding phosphatidate cytidylyltransferase, translated to MGIDFSKINKRYIGSLIIIPIIISLILGGMFLKIVMFTITILSLIEFSNVFMKKNLKINICLLIFFAIIYYILGIEYINILVLLFLLVLLCFLLDYKNHIIDISLSFIAVFYIVIPFSFIFILSEINNYLPWIVFLCAWTTDTMAYVIGKNFGRHKLIERISPNKTIEGFAGGVISCIIVIVLYGTIFMDKLDIPIINLILLSFIIGVIGQIGDLIASSIKRFVDIKNFSNLIPGHGGILDRFDSILLISIVVFIYSQIFI